The genomic stretch CCAACTTTCATGGCTATCGTCGCGCCTATCGGGCGCAGGTGGCCGACGTGCCGGACTTAACCGCCTCTTATAAAGGTGTGAACGACCGGAACACCCTCAAGTCTTATCGCGACTATTACAAACGATACGTTGACATCTCGGCCATCTGTTTGGGTGTTTGGCACCTATTGAGCGTCATAGATGCCACCGTAGATGCCCACCTCTTTGGATGGAATATGCGCGACGACCTCAGTGTTTCTTGGCAGCCCGCCCTCATTGCTCCACCCACCAACGTCTCCTCTGCCGCTACGGGTGTGAGGGTGCAGTTGCGGTTTTAGTAGAGACGCAATATTTTGCGTCTCTACGTATTATCTCTCTCCAAAGATTCTCCCTTTGCGAGGCTCTGTTGCGCTTCCACAACAGGGCTTGGGATGTTTTTGGAATAAATTTAGCCTGCTGCCATTAATCTGATTGGTGCATTGATGGGTCCGGCGCCGGTGCTGTTGACGGCATACATGCCCACCCAATAGTTGATGCCGGGTTGCAGGTTGGTAAAAATTTTGTGACGGTCTTTGCTTGAATCAATCGCCAGACGAGTAGTGCCTTCTTGAAAAGAAACGACATTTCCATTCACTACGGGTGGCACCCAATTGCCGGACATGATGATGGCTACATAATCATTGACCAATTCGGTTCTCTTCGACTTACAGTTTACTTCAATACTGGCATCGAAGGGTCCGTGTTTCACAGTCATTCCTTCAATAGCCGAAGGTAGTGCTGGAGTGGTGCGCTCACTATCTGTCGTTTGAAAACCTGCATCTGTAATAACGACTGCATTTCCATTAGCCAAAGAACCGACGGACAGCGCTTGTTGGCGCATCAGGTTGTCCAGATCTTGTTCCGCAGCGAGGTAAATGTTTTTGTTGTTATCATTTGGATTGTTTTTCCAGGCAGTATAGGTGTCGCGCGCACGGTCGCAAGCCAGTATGATGTCGGCATAAGTAATCTTGGGTGGGTTATAAAGAGGGATGGCCGCCATTTCGACCGTAGTCTCGCGCGAAAATTCTACTTTGTCATAAATGCCGAGTAGTAAAAATTTGAGGCTGATGTGTTCCATAATAAAGCTTTGGTTTTAGTGATAAATAATCTTGGTTGATTAAAAATTGAAAAGGCAAAGGTGAGAAACTCGTAGCGAAGAAAGGGGACATTAGCTACCACAAAACGGACATTTTATAATCGCCGTCTTTCCTTCCTTGTTCTGTCCGGTTCCATCTAATTGGTGTTTGTATTCCTCCAGCATTTCTTCTGGACTGAGTAGGTGATGTTTCAAAAATTCCTTTTCAAAATACCGATGGCTTTTATAGCCCACCAACAGGTGGAGATCGTCCAGACTTTCATAACTACCAGCCTTAATAAGCTGTTTGGCGAGGTGCATTCGTGCATGAATGATAAATGATTTCATACTTTCTCCTAAGTAGAGCTTAGCTTTTCGGCGCAGATTTCTTCTGGTGGTAAAAAATACTTCATCGGCCAAAAAACTGACCGAAAATTCAGGCTGGTGAAGATGGGCTGAAAAAGCTTCCAACAACTTACTTTTGAATTTTTCTTTCGCATCCATGGGGTGAACAATTTTTATTTAAACCAAATCTACTGATCTTTTTTTTTAAATATCAAAAAGTCAAAAGCAGGCTTATCTCCCCATAGAATAAGCTTAATTTATTCCATAGGGAGCTTCATTCTTTTAGAAATAAAGTTGGTGAAAACCGGATGTGTCACATTCCGGGTAGAATGTGACACATCCACAGTGGACTAAGCTATGTTATGGTCAATTGTGCTACATCCGGGGTCGAATGTGTTACATTTTAGGTCAAATGTGTTACATCGGGTGCCAAACGTGGCACATCTGAGGTCAAACGCGCTACATCCGGGGTCAAACGTGTCACATTCATGGTGAGATGTGTCACATTTGGGGTGAAACGTGGCATATCCTGAGGAAACCAAGCTTATCCGGGTTTATTTGTGCTATATTCCTTCCCGACTTACTTAACTAAATCGGCAGCATAGTTTTAGAACCGCACCACCGTTTTTGTTGACCTATAAATTGAAAAACTTCTTCACCTCGGCCACCATTTGGTTTTCGGTCAGATGGCCGGCAGATTGAATGTTGATGGTTTTGGCTGTGAAGGATTTACTTTCTTTCAAATGATTGTACAGTTGATCTTTTGCTGTGGTGGGGCCGAAGAGAAAAATATCGTCGTAGGCCATCAGGCGGTTAGCCAACATTTTGAAATAGTCGTTCATGATGTCGCGGTCGCGGTTGTGTTTCCGAATCTCATTGTTGGTGGCGCGGTGGTTGCCCAGACGGGCGCCGTCGCTGCCCTCTCCCTCGATGCGCACTTGCGATTCTTTGTCTGAAAATACGGTCTCCATCACCGGAGTTCCGTTGCTGACATCAATAAAATGGGCTTTGGTATGGTCAAGCCATAATCCAATTTGTTGTTCTGTTTTGGTTTCTTTCATGTTTAGAAGATTTTAATGTTGGAGATAATCAAATATAAGGAAGATAGTGAAATTTAAAAAACATTTGCTGTGGAAATGGGCGGCACCATCCTCTAATTTCCGTTTTCTACTTTCGCCAAAAATCATCCACATGAAATCTCGGCAAACTAACAAGAGAAATAATTTTAAAAGAATCAGCGGACTTCTTCTATTCAGTTCACTCCTATCCGTTCAATGGCTATCTGCGCAAAGCGGCTGCACGGATCCACAGGCCAGCAATTATGATGTGGCTGCCACGGTGAACGACGGCTCCTGCACTTATCCGGTCACGAATCAGGCATTGATTTTGAAATCGGTACTCCCTTCGCTCCTATCCGAATCTTCCGGCTTGGTTTTCACCGACGGACAGTTGTGGTCGAATAATGACAGTGGAAATCCCGCAGCGATTTATAGGGTAGATACTTCAAACGGAAGCATTTTGCAGACGGTGTTTATTGATAATTATCCCAATACCGATTGGGAAGATTTAACGGCAGACAGCGCCTTTATCTACATAGGAGATTTTGGAAACAATAACGCCACACGGAGAGATTTGAAAGTTTTGAAAATTGCTAAGGCATCTATTTCAACCGATAGTATCGTGCATTTGGATGCAGAGGCAATCGCCTTTTCTTATGCCGACCAAAGCAGCTTTTCGTCAAGTAACGCTGAAAACTTTGATTGCGAAGCGCTTACCTCAGTCAAAGATTCTCTTTATCTTTTTACCAAGGATTGGGGCGACTTGAAAACCAAAGTTTATAAACTGCCTAAAACACCGGGGTTATATTCCGTAGCACCTTATTCCTCCTTTTCTGTAGATGGATTGATAACGGGTGCCGATTATAATCCGTCATCCAACGAAGTTGTTCTGATAGGCTATACAGGGAATTACAGCGAATCATTTCTCTGGTTCTTGAATGATTTTACCGAAGATCTTTTCTTTTCAGGCAACAAGCGGAGAATCGTGATGAGCAATTATCATTTCTGGCAAACAGAAGGGGTTGCCTTCGCAACCAGCAATCGCTTTTTTGTTTCCTGCGAAACGATAGGCAATGTTGATGCTACCTTATATAGCTGTCGCGAAGATTGGGAGCCTGTACTTACTTCTTCTTTGCCCATTTCTTCCGAGTCAAATTTTGTCCTCGCTCCTAATCCTACAACCGGAATGGTTCATCTGCTAAA from Bacteroidota bacterium encodes the following:
- a CDS encoding helix-turn-helix transcriptional regulator gives rise to the protein MDAKEKFKSKLLEAFSAHLHQPEFSVSFLADEVFFTTRRNLRRKAKLYLGESMKSFIIHARMHLAKQLIKAGSYESLDDLHLLVGYKSHRYFEKEFLKHHLLSPEEMLEEYKHQLDGTGQNKEGKTAIIKCPFCGS
- a CDS encoding T9SS type A sorting domain-containing protein, giving the protein MKSRQTNKRNNFKRISGLLLFSSLLSVQWLSAQSGCTDPQASNYDVAATVNDGSCTYPVTNQALILKSVLPSLLSESSGLVFTDGQLWSNNDSGNPAAIYRVDTSNGSILQTVFIDNYPNTDWEDLTADSAFIYIGDFGNNNATRRDLKVLKIAKASISTDSIVHLDAEAIAFSYADQSSFSSSNAENFDCEALTSVKDSLYLFTKDWGDLKTKVYKLPKTPGLYSVAPYSSFSVDGLITGADYNPSSNEVVLIGYTGNYSESFLWFLNDFTEDLFFSGNKRRIVMSNYHFWQTEGVAFATSNRFFVSCETIGNVDATLYSCREDWEPVLTSSLPISSESNFVLAPNPTTGMVHLLNIEATSSFELFDYSGRRLMNGLLDKGSDGIDLQKLIPGQYHIELTDSKGSRGEASIVKQ